Part of the Trueperaceae bacterium genome, GAGGTCGGGGACCCTGGAGCTCTTGACCTCGATGGCCACGAGCGTCCTGTCAGCCCTGACCACGAAGTCGACCTCGTGGTTCCTCTCGCGCCAGTAGAAGAGCTCTGCCTCGCCGGCCGCGGCGGAGTTCGCCAGGTGGGCGCCGACGGCGGACTCGACGAGCCGACCCCAGAGCTCGCCGTCCGAGCGGGCCTCGTCGGGGCCGAGCCCGGCGATCGCCGTCATCAGGGCGGTGTTCATGACCTGCAGCTTGGGGCTGGAGGCGCGGCTGCGGGCGGCGTCGCCCGCGAACTTCTCGAGGCCCCTGACCAGCCCAGCGCCGGCGAGGAGGTCGAGGTAGTGGGCGAGCGTGCTGGTGTTGCCGGCGTCCTGGAGCTGGCCGAGCATCTTGTTGTAGGACAGCACCTGTCCGGAGTAGCGGCACGCGAGCTCGAAGAGCCGGCGCAGCAGGGCGGGCTTGCCGATCCGCGTCAGTAGCAGCACGTCGCGCGAGATCGTCGTCTCGACGAGCGAGTCCAGGACGTAGCGGCGCCAGCGGTCCGGCTCGTCGGCCAGGGCGGCGGCGCCGGGGTAGCCCCCGAAGTACAGGTAGCTCTCGAGGTCGAAGCCGAACGCCTCTCGCATCTCCGCGAACGACCAGTGACCGACGTGGATCACCTCGAAGCGCCCGGCCAGGCTCTCCGTGAGCCCGCGCTGCACGAGGAGCGGAGCCGACCCCAGCAGCACGACCTTGAGGTCGCGCCGCGCCCTGGTGTCCTCGTCCCACAGGCGCTTCACTGTCTCCGACCAGCCCGTGACCTTCTGCACCTCGTCGAGCACGAGCACCCCGCCGGACAGGCGCGCGGCGTCCCACTGCTGCTGTACCCACTCCGGTCCGCGAAGCGTGGGCTCGTCGGCGCTCGCGAAGCGCACCGGCACGGCCAGGGCGTCCGTCGCCTGCTGCACCAGGGTGGTCTTGCCCACCTGGCGCGGGCCCGTGACCGCCTGGATGTAGCGGCGCGGCTCGGAGAGCCGGCGCACGAGCTCTGCGACCTGGGGCCGGCGGTAGGTGGGCGAAGTGCTCATCACGTTGAGTAATAATACTCAATACGTTGAGCAAAATGGCGAGCCCTCGCGGTGGCGGCTCCCGGGGCTCGACGCGGGCGTCGGCCGGGGCATCGAGCGGCGGAAGGCCCGACGATCGTGACTAGACCACTCGGTTCGATTGACGGCGGCGAGGGGCGGGCCTATCCTCGGGATACCCTTGGTTTCTAAGGGTAACGAGCGCTCCCCCCACGGCCCGAGCCGCGCGGCGCGCGGCGGCACGAAGCTCGTCCGGATCGAGGTCCCATGCGTCCGCCTGTCCTCTCAGCCCCAGCGGTCCTCGGCGCAGAG contains:
- a CDS encoding ATP-binding protein, encoding MSTSPTYRRPQVAELVRRLSEPRRYIQAVTGPRQVGKTTLVQQATDALAVPVRFASADEPTLRGPEWVQQQWDAARLSGGVLVLDEVQKVTGWSETVKRLWDEDTRARRDLKVVLLGSAPLLVQRGLTESLAGRFEVIHVGHWSFAEMREAFGFDLESYLYFGGYPGAAALADEPDRWRRYVLDSLVETTISRDVLLLTRIGKPALLRRLFELACRYSGQVLSYNKMLGQLQDAGNTSTLAHYLDLLAGAGLVRGLEKFAGDAARSRASSPKLQVMNTALMTAIAGLGPDEARSDGELWGRLVESAVGAHLANSAAAGEAELFYWRERNHEVDFVVRADRTLVAIEVKSSRVPDLHAGTRAFVKAFSPRRTLLVGGDGIPLREFLARPVTHWMQD